A single window of Tolypothrix sp. NIES-4075 DNA harbors:
- a CDS encoding SMI1/KNR4 family protein — MSELTEILQRISTWVQQYQPEKDGKKIPLLAPGLTHEEIESKVKDLPFRLSVELYELYQWHNGGYSCFLGAEEQEFVKKSSEQIKAFSAREIVHFISLDEALSYAISRESKAGKHIFPIFAWENNSECALLDSEQRETSPIVDSSTPSEKFISFPSITNMMLYYTRLLESKYLWIY; from the coding sequence ATGTCAGAATTAACAGAAATTTTACAACGCATTTCTACTTGGGTGCAACAATATCAACCAGAAAAAGATGGTAAAAAAATTCCTCTTTTAGCCCCTGGTTTAACGCACGAAGAAATTGAAAGTAAAGTTAAAGATTTGCCATTTCGTCTATCTGTGGAATTGTATGAACTTTATCAATGGCACAACGGAGGTTACAGTTGTTTTTTAGGAGCAGAAGAACAAGAATTTGTCAAGAAATCTTCCGAACAAATCAAAGCTTTTTCTGCGCGTGAGATTGTTCATTTCATTTCTTTAGATGAAGCATTAAGCTACGCTATTTCGCGGGAAAGTAAAGCAGGAAAACACATATTCCCTATCTTTGCATGGGAAAATAACTCTGAGTGTGCGCTTCTAGATTCAGAACAGCGAGAAACTTCTCCAATTGTCGATAGTTCCACTCCCAGCGAAAAATTTATCAGCTTTCCGAGCATCACTAACATGATGCTGTATTATACAAGACTTCTGGAATCAAAATACCTCTGGATTTACTAA
- a CDS encoding SnoaL-like polyketide cyclase, whose amino-acid sequence MSATQSNSLPLWVQDRDTLIAQSTDAEWRYQTPPDYTRSKENLAQESICNHLEGTLEAIVQNLVRAFEMEVSFKSDPQQWLSVVSDKFRVSTNGGVEYTAAELQASGTYNLFMADSQHYKASEEDFESSAKIFHTTFPQGFPWEVLEVFSGPPNVTFKWRHWGHFNGQYKDFTPTGETVEVIGMSIARVTDDLKIVSLEHYFDNTLFLDKLTAGGKTTTSKLTANEKQATKEQKPTFLGIIKRLWNWGEKQAISEPQASRCPFSALLR is encoded by the coding sequence ATGAGCGCAACACAATCTAACAGCCTTCCGCTTTGGGTGCAAGACAGAGATACACTAATTGCACAAAGCACTGATGCAGAGTGGCGTTATCAAACGCCACCAGATTATACTCGGTCAAAAGAAAATCTCGCTCAAGAAAGTATATGCAATCACCTTGAAGGTACATTAGAAGCGATCGTGCAAAACTTGGTGAGAGCTTTTGAAATGGAGGTATCATTCAAAAGCGACCCGCAACAGTGGTTGTCGGTTGTGAGTGACAAGTTCCGCGTCAGTACCAATGGTGGAGTAGAGTACACAGCAGCCGAACTACAAGCTTCTGGTACTTACAATTTATTTATGGCTGATTCACAACATTACAAAGCTTCTGAAGAAGACTTTGAATCATCTGCCAAAATTTTTCATACAACATTTCCTCAAGGATTTCCTTGGGAAGTGCTAGAAGTTTTTTCGGGACCACCAAACGTCACATTTAAATGGCGGCATTGGGGACATTTTAACGGTCAATACAAAGATTTTACACCTACTGGGGAAACGGTGGAAGTTATCGGTATGAGTATTGCCCGCGTCACCGATGATTTAAAGATAGTTTCCTTGGAACATTATTTCGACAACACTTTGTTTTTAGACAAGCTGACAGCAGGTGGAAAAACGACTACATCAAAGCTGACAGCAAACGAAAAACAAGCTACCAAAGAACAGAAACCAACATTTTTAGGTATAATCAAGCGACTTTGGAACTGGGGAGAAAAACAAGCAATTAGCGAACCGCAAGCTAGTCGTTGTCCTTTTAGTGCTTTGCTCAGGTAA
- a CDS encoding pyridoxine 5'-phosphate synthase: MATLGVNIDHIATIRQARQTVEPDPVAAAVLAELAGADGITVHLREDRRHIQDRDVRLLRQTVRSHLNLEMAATDEMLAIALDIKPDYVTLVPEKRQEVTTEGGLDIAGQVARIGEIVDKLQNAAIPVSLFIDAEPSQIEASVKVQAKFIELHTGQYAEAKDETSRKQELKVLASGCEQAITSGLRVNAGHGLTYWNVYPVACLPGMEELNIGHTIISRAALVGIERAVREMKQAMRGNL; this comes from the coding sequence GTGGCTACACTCGGCGTAAATATTGACCACATCGCTACTATTCGTCAAGCCCGACAAACGGTGGAACCAGACCCTGTAGCAGCAGCAGTGCTGGCAGAATTAGCAGGTGCTGATGGAATTACTGTACACTTGCGCGAAGATAGACGCCATATTCAAGACCGGGATGTGCGCTTATTGCGGCAAACGGTGCGATCGCATCTTAATCTAGAAATGGCAGCTACTGACGAAATGTTAGCGATCGCTCTCGATATCAAACCAGATTATGTAACTTTAGTACCCGAAAAACGTCAAGAAGTCACCACCGAAGGCGGTTTAGATATCGCCGGTCAAGTTGCTAGAATAGGTGAGATAGTTGATAAGTTGCAAAACGCTGCTATCCCAGTTAGTCTCTTTATCGATGCTGAACCATCACAAATTGAAGCTTCTGTCAAGGTGCAAGCGAAATTTATTGAACTGCACACCGGGCAATATGCTGAAGCTAAAGATGAAACAAGTCGCAAGCAAGAATTAAAGGTGTTAGCGTCGGGGTGTGAGCAAGCGATCACTTCAGGATTGCGCGTGAATGCTGGTCATGGACTCACCTACTGGAACGTTTATCCTGTGGCTTGTCTTCCAGGCATGGAAGAGTTGAATATTGGTCATACTATCATCAGTCGGGCAGCTTTAGTAGGTATAGAAAGAGCAGTCCGCGAGATGAAACAAGCTATGCGGGGAAATCTTTAG
- a CDS encoding fatty acid desaturase family protein has protein sequence MEKISGTAEISQKSENFGIDLKSISKVDRVHSFAKLLTYFALVVFLSVGIIFLEDWKLILILQLLLGITFAHGLELQHECLHHNFFQSKILNRFFGFLFGVPMLVSYTHYRVQHLHHHKYLGTEKNAEIFDYDESSLENFKKLFVRAWNFARIPTFFSTLFNLMKGKYPEVFSTDKAKKDVLIEYLVLVTIFLTLFSLSVFDVSLIPLKIWFVPWLVFGEFFHFLIELPEHIYCKKTTTDVFLNTRSIETHPIISYITNGNNYHVEHHLYPSVAVHNLEKVHHTIRHKIEYLSVSYFDFFLEIFQKATSNRSVTPS, from the coding sequence ATGGAAAAAATCAGCGGGACTGCTGAAATTTCTCAGAAGTCTGAAAACTTTGGTATTGACTTAAAAAGCATATCTAAAGTTGATCGTGTACACTCTTTTGCAAAGCTATTAACTTATTTTGCTTTGGTAGTTTTTCTGAGTGTTGGAATTATTTTTCTTGAGGATTGGAAATTAATTCTTATACTGCAATTACTGTTGGGAATTACATTTGCTCATGGCTTAGAATTGCAACATGAGTGTCTTCATCACAATTTTTTCCAATCAAAGATATTAAACCGCTTTTTCGGTTTTCTGTTTGGTGTTCCAATGCTTGTTTCATATACCCATTACAGAGTTCAGCATCTACACCATCATAAATATTTAGGCACAGAAAAGAATGCTGAGATATTTGACTATGATGAGTCTTCACTAGAAAACTTCAAGAAACTCTTCGTTAGAGCCTGGAACTTTGCAAGAATACCAACTTTTTTCTCGACATTATTTAACTTAATGAAAGGTAAATACCCAGAAGTTTTTTCTACTGACAAGGCGAAAAAGGATGTTTTAATTGAATATCTTGTGCTAGTCACAATTTTTCTAACACTCTTTTCTCTCAGCGTGTTTGACGTGTCCTTAATACCTCTCAAAATATGGTTTGTACCGTGGTTAGTTTTTGGCGAATTTTTCCATTTTCTTATAGAGTTACCGGAACATATATATTGCAAGAAGACGACAACAGATGTTTTCTTAAATACTCGTTCAATTGAAACTCATCCAATCATTAGTTACATTACAAACGGCAATAACTATCATGTTGAGCATCATCTCTATCCTAGTGTAGCGGTACATAATCTTGAGAAAGTTCATCATACCATTCGTCATAAGATTGAATACTTGAGTGTATCGTACTTCGATTTCTTTCTGGAAATATTTCAAAAAGCTACGAGTAATCGTTCCGTGACACCTTCCTAG
- a CDS encoding CVNH domain-containing protein, whose protein sequence is MNNGTPAKKILILAANPKQTSRLRLDEEVRDIKEGLRLSQQRDKFILQQEWAVRPRDVRRAVLDFRPNIIHFSGHGAGTTGLSFEDEIGKEKLVTAEALAGLFGQFAKQVECVVLNACYSEEQALAIAQHIDYVIGMNAAIGDKAALEFAVGFYDALVAYDPRYDTYSRIEFAFNIACNAIQFAGVSGISIPIMKKKPHLGKVEEQPANPQEESRLSNDMSVRQKLSQEDVASIEAIISNQQSTSTNQNEPNSLDESPLSSNTATFSQNHKQSVAQTSAPANTLSNSTSVLRNKKSLIGAGIAAAVALTSYFVFNSQPSLKGTSTPTTSSFPQARDNSSYQKSCQNISIHGDELSATCPQSNGLYKQTSIRVLGIENHEGELRYYSNPRTASTYQLSCQNISIKGNELLANCPQSNGLYKQTSIHILGISNNEGNLSY, encoded by the coding sequence ATGAATAACGGCACTCCAGCGAAGAAAATCTTGATTCTAGCAGCGAACCCGAAACAGACATCACGTCTGCGTTTGGATGAGGAAGTGCGCGACATCAAGGAAGGTTTGCGGCTTTCGCAACAACGTGATAAATTTATTCTGCAACAAGAATGGGCGGTACGTCCGCGAGATGTGCGTCGTGCGGTGTTAGATTTTCGCCCAAATATTATCCATTTTTCTGGACATGGTGCGGGAACTACAGGATTATCATTTGAAGATGAAATCGGCAAAGAAAAGTTAGTAACAGCAGAAGCACTCGCGGGACTTTTTGGACAGTTTGCCAAGCAAGTAGAGTGTGTGGTGTTGAATGCTTGTTATAGTGAAGAACAAGCTTTGGCGATCGCTCAACATATTGATTATGTCATTGGCATGAATGCTGCGATCGGCGATAAAGCCGCGCTAGAATTTGCCGTAGGCTTTTACGACGCTTTAGTAGCTTACGATCCGCGATACGATACTTACTCGCGCATAGAGTTTGCTTTTAACATTGCTTGCAATGCGATTCAGTTTGCTGGGGTTTCCGGTATATCTATCCCAATTATGAAAAAGAAGCCTCATTTGGGTAAAGTTGAGGAACAACCCGCAAACCCACAAGAGGAATCGCGATTATCTAATGACATGTCAGTAAGGCAAAAATTGAGCCAAGAAGATGTAGCGTCAATTGAAGCGATAATTTCTAATCAACAATCTACTTCTACTAATCAAAACGAACCAAATTCATTAGACGAATCACCGTTATCTAGTAACACCGCAACCTTTAGCCAAAATCATAAACAGTCAGTTGCCCAAACTTCTGCACCTGCTAATACACTTTCTAATTCTACTTCAGTTCTGAGAAATAAAAAATCCCTGATTGGTGCAGGTATTGCCGCTGCTGTAGCGCTAACATCCTATTTTGTATTTAATTCACAACCTAGCTTAAAAGGAACATCCACACCCACTACCAGTTCTTTTCCGCAAGCCAGAGATAATAGTAGTTACCAAAAATCTTGTCAGAATATTTCTATTCATGGAGATGAACTATCAGCTACTTGCCCTCAAAGTAATGGCTTATATAAACAAACATCAATTCGGGTTCTGGGGATCGAAAATCATGAAGGAGAGTTGAGGTATTATAGCAATCCTCGGACTGCTAGTACTTACCAATTATCTTGTCAGAATATTTCTATTAAGGGAAATGAGCTATTAGCTAATTGTCCTCAAAGTAATGGCTTATATAAACAAACATCAATTCATATTTTGGGAATCTCAAATAACGAGGGAAATTTAAGCTATTAA
- a CDS encoding MgPME-cyclase complex family protein: MQTYYYVLASERFLIQEEPIAEVLKERTRHYHEQEKEIDFWLVKQPAFLEAPQMAQIKAKCPQPAAAIISTNSQFITWLKLRLEYVVTGEFQSPSETIPEPLASLANVS; encoded by the coding sequence ATGCAAACATACTACTACGTTTTGGCAAGTGAACGCTTTCTCATACAAGAAGAACCAATCGCCGAAGTTCTCAAAGAACGCACTCGTCACTACCACGAACAAGAAAAAGAAATTGATTTTTGGTTAGTTAAGCAACCAGCTTTTTTAGAAGCACCACAAATGGCTCAAATCAAAGCGAAGTGTCCCCAACCAGCCGCAGCAATTATTTCTACTAATTCCCAATTTATAACCTGGTTAAAACTGCGATTGGAGTACGTGGTTACAGGTGAATTTCAGTCGCCTTCTGAGACGATTCCTGAACCTTTAGCATCTCTTGCCAACGTTTCCTGA
- the mutS gene encoding DNA mismatch repair protein MutS, with protein sequence MTASHSATPSTKPDASTFISDHRAVDRSKLSQMYQHYIETKEKYPHAMLLYRVGDFFECYFEDAVTLAQQLELVLTSKQAGEQGRVAMSGVPHHSWERYATLLVEKGYAVVICDQVEDAAEAAGRLVRREITRILTPGTLLEDGMLKASRNNYLAAVVIAGEHWGLAYADISTGEFLTTQASNLEHLTQELMRLQPSEVLIPTNAPDLGSLLRPGEKSEHLPECLPPSFCYALRSQVPFSQGEARAKLLQKFKVRSLEGLGCDRLPLAVRAAGGLLEYLEDTQKDHPVFLQALRTYTITDYLIVDNQTRRNLEITQTVRDGTFHGSLLWALDRTSTAMGGRALRRWLLQPLLDIKGIRARQDTIAELIENTPLRQDLRQLLRQIYDLERLTGRAGSGTANARDLVALADSLARLPELASLVADTRSPFLKALQKVPPVLEELAEKLHVHLVESPPIHLTEGGLIRQGVNSLLDERKITVEADQQWIANLEVDERAKTGIPTLKVGYNKTFGYYISISRAKADSVPSNYIRKQTLTNEERYITPELKEREARILSARDDLNQLEYEIFTALRDEVGTHGSEIRILSRAVAAADVLCGLAELAVHQGYCRPEMVAGREIQIVDGRHPVVEQSLPAGFFVPNSTQLGETNRQDAKDTKKEEETKRQGDKGNSSPTPPLSPSPHPDLIILTGPNASGKSCYLRQVGLIQLMAQIGSFVPASFARLGVCDRIFTRVGAVDDLATGQSTFMVEMNETANILNHATSRSLVLLDEIGRGTATFDGLSIAWAVAEYLAVDIRARTIFATHYHELNELAAMLSNVANYQVTVKELPDQIIFLHQVQPGGADKSYGIEAGRLAGLPAVVIQRAKQVMGQIEKHSKIAMGLQNLD encoded by the coding sequence ATGACTGCTTCTCACTCTGCAACCCCATCCACCAAACCCGATGCCAGTACATTTATCTCTGACCATCGAGCGGTGGATCGGAGTAAGCTCAGTCAAATGTACCAGCATTATATCGAGACGAAGGAAAAGTATCCTCACGCGATGTTGCTGTATCGGGTCGGAGATTTCTTTGAATGTTACTTTGAAGATGCGGTGACGCTAGCGCAGCAGTTAGAACTTGTCCTGACGAGCAAGCAAGCTGGAGAACAAGGACGTGTGGCGATGTCTGGTGTACCGCATCACTCTTGGGAACGATACGCTACGCTGCTGGTGGAAAAAGGCTACGCTGTGGTAATATGCGACCAAGTGGAAGATGCTGCGGAAGCTGCTGGTAGGTTGGTACGACGCGAAATTACCCGCATCCTCACTCCCGGTACTTTGCTGGAAGATGGAATGCTCAAAGCAAGTCGCAATAATTACCTTGCGGCTGTGGTAATTGCTGGGGAACATTGGGGTTTGGCTTACGCAGATATATCTACAGGCGAATTTCTCACCACGCAAGCAAGTAATTTAGAACATCTGACACAAGAGTTAATGCGCTTGCAACCTTCGGAAGTGTTAATTCCGACAAATGCGCCAGATTTAGGTAGTTTACTGCGTCCTGGGGAAAAATCGGAACACCTGCCGGAATGTTTGCCACCATCGTTTTGTTATGCTTTGCGATCGCAAGTTCCTTTTTCTCAAGGTGAAGCGAGAGCAAAATTATTGCAGAAATTCAAAGTGCGATCGCTTGAAGGTTTGGGTTGCGATCGTCTCCCCCTCGCTGTTCGCGCGGCTGGCGGTCTTTTAGAATACCTCGAAGATACTCAAAAAGACCATCCGGTTTTTCTCCAAGCTTTACGCACATATACAATTACTGATTATCTTATTGTTGACAATCAAACTCGGCGCAACCTGGAAATTACGCAAACCGTCCGCGATGGCACTTTTCACGGTTCTTTGCTTTGGGCGTTGGATAGAACCAGCACGGCAATGGGTGGACGTGCTTTGAGAAGATGGTTGTTGCAACCGCTACTTGATATTAAAGGCATTCGAGCGCGGCAAGATACGATCGCAGAGTTAATCGAAAATACACCTCTGCGTCAAGACTTGCGGCAATTATTACGTCAAATTTATGACTTGGAACGGTTGACGGGACGCGCCGGTTCTGGTACTGCAAATGCGCGAGATTTGGTGGCTTTGGCTGATTCTTTGGCGCGTTTACCAGAATTAGCTAGCTTGGTGGCTGATACTCGTTCTCCCTTTTTGAAAGCTTTGCAGAAAGTGCCGCCTGTATTAGAAGAGTTGGCAGAAAAGTTACACGTTCATCTGGTGGAGTCACCGCCGATACATTTAACTGAAGGTGGGTTGATTCGCCAAGGTGTGAATTCTCTGTTGGATGAGAGAAAAATAACTGTGGAAGCAGACCAGCAATGGATTGCTAATTTGGAAGTTGACGAAAGAGCAAAGACGGGAATTCCCACTTTGAAGGTAGGATACAATAAGACCTTTGGATATTATATCAGTATTTCTCGCGCTAAGGCGGATTCTGTCCCCAGTAATTACATCCGCAAGCAAACGCTGACGAATGAGGAACGTTACATCACGCCGGAATTGAAGGAACGAGAAGCAAGAATTCTCTCGGCACGGGATGATTTAAATCAGCTGGAATATGAGATTTTTACGGCGTTGCGTGATGAGGTGGGTACACATGGGTCGGAAATTCGCATTCTTTCCCGTGCGGTAGCTGCTGCGGATGTGTTGTGCGGTTTGGCTGAGTTGGCGGTACATCAAGGTTATTGCCGTCCGGAAATGGTTGCAGGAAGGGAGATTCAAATTGTCGATGGGCGTCATCCGGTGGTGGAACAGTCTTTGCCGGCTGGGTTTTTTGTGCCGAATTCGACGCAGTTGGGAGAAACGAACCGCCAAGACGCCAAGGACACCAAGAAGGAGGAGGAGACAAAAAGACAAGGGGACAAGGGGAATTCTTCTCCCACTCCCCCCCTCTCCCCCTCTCCCCATCCTGATTTAATCATCCTCACGGGTCCGAATGCGAGTGGTAAGAGTTGTTATTTGAGGCAGGTGGGGTTGATTCAGTTGATGGCGCAAATTGGTAGTTTTGTGCCGGCTTCTTTTGCGAGGTTGGGAGTATGCGATCGCATTTTTACGCGGGTGGGTGCGGTGGATGATTTGGCGACGGGTCAATCTACTTTTATGGTGGAGATGAATGAAACGGCGAATATTCTCAATCATGCGACGTCGCGATCGCTTGTCTTGTTAGATGAAATTGGACGCGGTACGGCGACTTTTGACGGTCTTTCGATTGCTTGGGCTGTGGCGGAATATTTGGCGGTGGATATTCGAGCGCGAACGATTTTCGCTACACATTACCATGAATTGAATGAGTTGGCGGCAATGTTAAGTAATGTTGCTAATTATCAGGTGACGGTGAAGGAGTTACCCGACCAAATTATCTTTTTGCATCAAGTTCAGCCAGGAGGTGCTGATAAGTCTTATGGTATTGAGGCGGGAAGATTAGCGGGTTTACCTGCGGTGGTAATTCAACGGGCAAAACAGGTGATGGGGCAAATCGAAAAGCATAGTAAGATTGCGATGGGTTTGCAAAACTTGGATTGA
- a CDS encoding ABC transporter permease, whose protein sequence is MSRYLKVLRLFWSAAIAAEMEYRINFLLATLSSVGNLVGSLFGLFLFYRTGYTFGGWSWSAALIVLGIFTLLQGFSATFLAPNLNRIVRHVQEGTLDFVLLKPIRSQFWLSIHTLSPWGMPDIIFGSVIIGYAGTKLNLRINDYLLSIIPLFFGLIILYSLWFMLGATSIWFVKIYNVTEVLRGLLEAGRYPMVAYPTAYRFFFTFVVPVAFLTTIPAEAMLRRGEIIWVLGAAGLAVGLFAFSTYFWRFALRFYTSASS, encoded by the coding sequence ATGTCAAGATATTTGAAAGTACTAAGACTGTTTTGGAGTGCTGCCATAGCAGCGGAGATGGAGTATCGCATCAACTTTCTTTTAGCTACCCTCAGCAGCGTGGGGAATCTTGTAGGTAGTTTATTCGGATTATTCTTGTTTTACCGTACAGGCTACACCTTTGGTGGCTGGTCATGGTCAGCTGCTTTAATAGTTTTGGGAATTTTTACTTTATTGCAAGGCTTTTCCGCTACTTTTCTTGCACCAAATTTAAATCGTATCGTCCGCCATGTGCAAGAAGGTACGCTAGACTTTGTATTATTAAAACCGATTCGCAGTCAGTTTTGGCTTTCTATCCATACCCTATCACCTTGGGGAATGCCGGATATAATTTTCGGTAGCGTGATAATTGGTTACGCAGGTACAAAACTTAACTTGCGAATAAACGACTATTTACTTAGTATCATACCGCTGTTTTTCGGCTTAATAATTCTTTACAGCTTGTGGTTTATGCTCGGTGCGACTAGCATCTGGTTTGTGAAAATATACAACGTTACTGAAGTGCTGCGCGGTTTGTTGGAAGCTGGAAGATATCCGATGGTTGCATATCCGACTGCTTACCGCTTTTTCTTTACCTTTGTAGTTCCGGTAGCTTTTTTAACTACCATACCAGCCGAGGCAATGCTGCGTCGCGGTGAAATAATTTGGGTACTTGGTGCGGCAGGATTGGCAGTAGGGTTGTTTGCGTTTTCTACTTATTTTTGGCGGTTTGCTTTGCGTTTTTATACTAGTGCTTCGAGTTAG
- a CDS encoding AAA family ATPase, whose amino-acid sequence MLKKLVLENWKSFRYAELPIDPLTVLIGTNASGKSNVVEALEFLQRIIRGESIEAALAGDKTFPSIRGGVEWAALKPETQFTLKALVQGEDDQTDYSYVIKIQALPVVKVIAEYIEEQNLKENEKTNNLKKITVKKIDLHTKSGLKEVGYSVDLSDFFGSEELENIFVNLPEKIHKHLPLKNKAKDFVLSTLESILILNPIPSKMRDYSRLSDILESDASNIAGVLAALPDEQKAEIEATISAYTKDLPEGDIQRIWAEKVGRFGTDAMLYCEELWKPGHITEIDARSMSDGTLRFLAILTALLTRPENSQLVIEEIDNGLHPSRAQLLVRMLREIGAKRKIDILITTHNPALLDALGPEIVPFVVVAHRDSETGESKLTLLEDIENLPKLLASGTLGKLATKGAIERSLADTK is encoded by the coding sequence ATGCTGAAAAAACTCGTCCTAGAAAATTGGAAAAGTTTTCGTTATGCAGAACTTCCAATTGACCCATTAACTGTGCTTATTGGTACGAATGCCAGTGGCAAATCTAATGTAGTTGAAGCTTTGGAATTTTTACAAAGAATAATTAGAGGTGAGAGTATTGAAGCAGCTTTAGCAGGAGATAAAACATTTCCATCTATTCGAGGTGGTGTAGAATGGGCTGCACTTAAACCAGAAACTCAGTTTACATTAAAGGCATTAGTTCAGGGTGAGGATGATCAAACAGATTATTCTTATGTGATTAAAATACAAGCACTACCTGTAGTCAAAGTCATAGCAGAATATATTGAAGAACAAAATTTAAAAGAAAATGAGAAAACTAATAATTTGAAAAAAATTACTGTAAAAAAAATTGATTTACATACAAAAAGTGGTTTAAAAGAAGTAGGATATAGTGTTGATCTCAGTGACTTTTTTGGCTCAGAAGAATTGGAAAATATTTTTGTAAATTTGCCAGAAAAAATTCATAAACATTTGCCTTTAAAAAATAAAGCTAAAGATTTTGTACTTTCCACTCTGGAAAGCATTTTAATTCTAAATCCAATTCCTTCTAAAATGCGGGATTATTCACGGTTGTCTGACATCCTTGAAAGTGATGCTTCAAATATCGCAGGTGTGCTAGCTGCATTACCTGATGAACAAAAAGCGGAAATAGAAGCAACTATATCTGCTTATACAAAGGATTTACCAGAAGGTGATATTCAAAGAATTTGGGCAGAAAAGGTAGGCAGATTTGGTACTGATGCTATGCTTTACTGTGAGGAACTGTGGAAACCCGGTCATATTACAGAAATTGATGCTAGAAGTATGTCGGATGGAACTTTACGCTTTTTAGCAATTCTCACAGCGCTACTTACTCGACCAGAAAATAGTCAACTTGTAATTGAAGAAATAGATAATGGTCTTCATCCTTCTCGCGCACAATTGCTAGTAAGAATGTTGCGAGAAATTGGTGCAAAAAGAAAAATTGACATTTTAATTACCACCCATAATCCAGCTTTGCTTGATGCTTTGGGACCAGAGATAGTACCATTTGTGGTTGTCGCACATCGCGATTCAGAAACTGGAGAGAGTAAGCTAACTCTTTTAGAAGATATCGAAAATCTTCCTAAGTTACTGGCATCAGGTACACTAGGTAAATTGGCAACAAAAGGTGCTATTGAAAGAAGCCTTGCTGATACCAAATAG
- a CDS encoding Uma2 family endonuclease: MTTENNLAVVDWESHKPPTDLIFDDGEPLESNRHRIAMNILIRSLQQAWADRNDYFTGGNMFIYYSSTQVRNRDFRGPDFFAVLNVDGNNSRQGWVVWEENGRYPDVIVELMSPSTAAIDKGIKKNLYEQTFHTSDYFVYDPFDPNSLQGWHLDDNQQYQSLTPNERSWLWCRRLGLWLGTWEGTIDRETAVWLRFYDVAGNLVLLPEEAAVAQAEAAIAREEEANARAERLAAKLRELGENPDVL; encoded by the coding sequence ATGACTACTGAAAACAATCTAGCCGTTGTGGACTGGGAATCCCATAAGCCACCTACAGATTTAATTTTTGATGATGGTGAACCCTTGGAATCAAATAGACACCGTATTGCGATGAATATCCTGATTCGGTCATTGCAGCAAGCTTGGGCTGACCGCAATGATTATTTCACGGGGGGCAATATGTTTATTTACTACAGCAGCACCCAGGTTCGTAACCGTGATTTCCGGGGTCCAGATTTTTTTGCAGTCCTCAATGTTGACGGCAATAACTCAAGACAAGGTTGGGTAGTGTGGGAAGAAAATGGTCGTTATCCCGATGTAATTGTGGAATTAATGTCACCATCTACCGCAGCAATAGACAAGGGTATTAAGAAAAACCTTTACGAACAAACTTTTCATACCTCAGATTATTTTGTCTACGACCCCTTTGACCCTAATTCTTTGCAAGGATGGCATTTAGATGATAATCAACAATACCAGTCTTTGACCCCAAATGAGCGCAGTTGGCTATGGTGTAGACGTTTAGGTTTATGGTTGGGGACTTGGGAAGGAACAATAGATAGAGAAACAGCGGTATGGTTGCGGTTTTACGATGTGGCTGGCAATCTGGTTTTGTTACCAGAGGAGGCAGCAGTTGCACAAGCAGAGGCAGCAATTGCACGAGAGGAGGAAGCAAATGCACGAGCCGAACGTTTAGCAGCTAAATTAAGAGAGTTGGGGGAAAATCCAGATGTGTTGTGA
- a CDS encoding DedA family protein, whose amino-acid sequence MHFDLPQIVKSLGYFGVWAIIFAESGLLIGFFLPGDSLLFTAGFVAYTKPELLNIWVLIFGAFVCAVLGDNVGYATGHRFGRRLFQKEDSWLFHKKHLEKTQSFYEKHGKKTLVLARFVPIVRTFAPIIAGIGAMHYKTFMSYNLIGGLLWTFGITLLGYFLGKSLPAEQVDKYLLPIIGLIIVVSLIPSIVHIIQENRGSKH is encoded by the coding sequence ATGCATTTTGATTTACCGCAGATAGTTAAATCACTTGGTTATTTTGGAGTATGGGCAATCATCTTTGCTGAATCTGGGCTATTAATTGGATTTTTTCTACCCGGAGATAGTTTGCTATTTACTGCTGGATTTGTTGCTTACACGAAACCGGAACTGCTAAATATCTGGGTTTTGATTTTTGGTGCTTTTGTTTGTGCAGTGCTTGGTGATAATGTCGGGTATGCTACTGGACACAGATTTGGACGCAGATTATTTCAAAAAGAGGATTCGTGGTTGTTTCATAAAAAGCATTTGGAAAAAACCCAATCTTTTTATGAAAAACACGGGAAGAAAACGCTTGTTTTAGCCAGGTTTGTGCCGATAGTGCGGACTTTTGCACCGATTATTGCTGGTATTGGTGCGATGCATTATAAGACATTTATGTCTTACAACTTAATTGGCGGTTTACTTTGGACATTCGGTATTACTTTGTTAGGATATTTTTTAGGAAAATCTTTGCCAGCCGAACAGGTGGATAAGTATTTGTTGCCGATTATTGGGTTGATTATTGTTGTTTCTTTAATTCCCTCGATTGTTCATATAATTCAAGAAAATAGAGGAAGTAAACATTAA